In Bubalus kerabau isolate K-KA32 ecotype Philippines breed swamp buffalo chromosome 4, PCC_UOA_SB_1v2, whole genome shotgun sequence, one DNA window encodes the following:
- the TUSC1 gene encoding tumor suppressor candidate gene 1 protein encodes MWRMRGGATRRGSCGGGEGGGDSRGQGRPGRVRGGGGSVGWRGRAGGARQQLEERFADLAASHLEAICARDERDRQNARLREENARLRLENRRLKRENRSLFRQALRFPGEGSDGASADSARATPVPEEASMNRRARGGGPEDDPGSPRALRARLEKLEAMYRRALLQLHLEQRGPRPRGDKEEPSPGSPNSGLQVPEPEPSEPWP; translated from the coding sequence ATGTGGCGCATGCGTGGTGGCGCCACTAGGCGCGGGAGCTGTGGCGGCGGGGAAGGCGGCGGGGACAGCCGCGGGCAAGGCCGCCCAGGCCGCGTTCGTGGGGGTGGCGGCAGCGTGGGCTGGCGAGGCCGTGCGGGCGGCGCCCGACAGCAGCTGGAGGAGCGGTTCGCCGACTTGGCGGCGAGCCATCTGGAGGCCATCTGCGCGCGGGACGAGCGGGACCGGCAGAACGCGAGGCTGCGCGAGGAGAACGCCCGGCTGAGGCTCGAGAACCGGCGGCTGAAGCGCGAGAACCGCAGCCTCTTTCGTCAGGCCTTGCGGTTCCCTGGCGAGGGCAGCGACGGGGCGTCCGCGGACTCGGCGAGGGCGACCCCGGTCCCGGAGGAGGCCAGCATGAACCGGAGGGCGAGGGGCGGCGGCCCCGAGGACGACCCGGGGAGCCCCAGGGCCCTTAGAGCCCGGCTCGAGAAGCTGGAAGCCATGTACCGCCGGGCCTTGCTGCAGCTGCACCTCGAACAGAGGGGGCCGCGACCGCGTGGGGACAAGGAGGAGCCCTCTCCGGGCAGCCCAAATTCAGGCCTCCAAGTCCCAGAGCCAGAGCCCTCCGAGCCCTGGCCATAG